Proteins encoded together in one Gigantopelta aegis isolate Gae_Host chromosome 8, Gae_host_genome, whole genome shotgun sequence window:
- the LOC121379116 gene encoding 40S ribosomal protein S9, with protein sequence MPRIPLVQSKTYTTPRRPFEKERLDQELKLIGEYGLRNKREVWRVKYTLGKIRKAARELLTLDEKDQRRLFEGNALLRRLVRIGVLDEGKMKLDYVLGLRQEDFLERRLQTQVFKLGLAKSIHHARVLIRQRHIRVRKQVVNIPSYLVRLDSQKHIDFSLRSPYGGGRPGRVKRKNAKKGSGAAAADEDED encoded by the exons ATGCCACGAATTCCATTGGTTCAAAGTAAAACCTACACGACTCCTCGACGACCGTTCGAAAAGGAGCGTTTGGATCAAGAGTTGAAGTTAATTGGTGAATATGGATTGAGAAACAAGAGAGAAGTCTGGCGAGTGAAATACACACTAGGAAAGATTCGAAAAGCTGCCAGAGAATTGCTGACACTTGACGAAAAAGATCAACGTCGTCTCTTTGAGG GCAATGCACTGCTTCGTCGACTGGTACGAATTGGTGTGCTTGACGAGGGAAAGATGAAACTTGATTATGTATTGGGGTTACGACAAGAAGATTTCTTGGAACGAAGATTGCAGACCCAAGTGTTTAAACTTGGTTTGGCCAAGAGCATCCATCATGCACGTGTGCTTATTCGACAGAGGCATATTag agTTCGAAAACAAGTGGTGAACATCCCATCCTACCTAGTGAGACTGGATTCACAGAAACATATTGACTTCTCCCTGAGATCTCCGTATGGTGGTGGTCGTCCAG GTCGTGTCAAGCGAAAGAATGCCAAGAAAGGAAGTGgagctgctgctgctgatgaagATGAGGATTAA